The following proteins are co-located in the Mycolicibacterium goodii genome:
- a CDS encoding LLM class F420-dependent oxidoreductase, giving the protein MRLGVMIGAERGDMARKVRKLEADIRWAESAGLDSAWMPQVPDDFDCLSMVALMAAHSSTIELGTAVVPLQAQHPIALARQALSVHAMAEGRLALGVGPSHHWIVADMLGLPYEKPARYTRDYLEVLNAALSGPGPVDVENDTFTVHNPTALAAETPLPVLIAALGPVMLQIAGELADGTVLWMADERAIGDHIAPRINKAAENAGRPAPRIVAGIPVCLCADSEIDTARERANRILAEAETSPNYQRLLDRGDARDVGDLCAAGDTEDILRRFRRFADAGVTDLSVRLLPIGDNRDELVASKHRTREVIAELAKAVR; this is encoded by the coding sequence ATGAGACTCGGCGTGATGATCGGTGCCGAGCGCGGTGACATGGCGCGCAAGGTACGAAAGCTCGAGGCCGACATCCGGTGGGCCGAGTCCGCGGGACTGGACAGCGCGTGGATGCCGCAGGTGCCCGACGATTTCGACTGTCTTTCCATGGTCGCGTTGATGGCCGCGCACTCGTCGACCATCGAACTCGGCACGGCCGTCGTGCCGTTGCAGGCGCAGCATCCGATTGCCCTTGCCCGCCAAGCCCTCTCGGTACACGCGATGGCCGAGGGCCGGTTGGCGCTCGGCGTGGGGCCGTCGCACCACTGGATCGTCGCCGACATGCTCGGCCTGCCGTACGAGAAGCCGGCCCGCTATACGCGTGACTATCTCGAGGTGCTCAACGCCGCCTTGTCCGGGCCGGGACCGGTCGACGTCGAGAATGACACCTTCACGGTGCACAACCCCACCGCGCTCGCGGCCGAGACTCCGCTACCCGTCCTGATCGCGGCGCTCGGCCCGGTGATGCTGCAGATCGCGGGGGAGTTGGCCGACGGCACGGTGCTGTGGATGGCCGACGAGCGCGCGATCGGTGATCACATCGCGCCGCGCATCAACAAGGCCGCCGAGAACGCGGGCAGGCCCGCGCCGCGCATCGTCGCCGGGATCCCGGTGTGCCTGTGCGCTGATTCGGAGATCGACACCGCCAGAGAACGCGCGAACCGGATCCTGGCCGAGGCCGAGACCTCGCCCAACTATCAGCGACTGCTCGACCGCGGCGACGCCCGCGATGTCGGCGACCTGTGTGCTGCCGGCGATACGGAGGACATCCTGCGGCGATTCCGCCGTTTCGCCGACGCGGGGGTGACGGATCTGTCGGTGCGCCTGCTGCCGATCGGCGACAACCGGGACGAGTTGGTCGCGTCGAAGCACCGGACGCGCGAGGTGATCGCCGAGCTCGCGAAGGCGGTGCGGTGA
- a CDS encoding CaiB/BaiF CoA transferase family protein: MLAGPYATMMLADLGAEVIKIEPPGGEISRQVGDSYFASLNRGKRSLCLDLTSAEGKAELAELVADSHALLVNMKPSVIRRLGLTYDALRRYNPEIVCVAMTGFGLDGGDDPAFDYVIQAATGVAAMTGDPDGPPTLPGYSSADNSTGLTAALGLLAMIVAGRGGQVDVSLRDVMLSQLNYRASAYLNDATEPRRYPNGAHSYYVPAQLFPTADGHLALFITHDGFWKSFAGEAGIEGFETMAERAARRDEVLRVVTARLATDSAASWQARLGPLGIPVAAVRTLPEALAATPEAVVTAGDFRLVGSSIRIDGYAPEYRPPPAFDEYAERSAAAARPQSSS; the protein is encoded by the coding sequence ATGCTCGCCGGCCCGTACGCGACCATGATGCTCGCGGATCTCGGCGCCGAGGTGATCAAGATCGAACCGCCGGGAGGGGAGATCTCGCGGCAGGTGGGCGACAGCTACTTCGCGAGCCTCAACCGGGGCAAACGCAGCCTGTGCCTGGACCTGACCTCGGCCGAGGGGAAGGCGGAACTGGCTGAGCTGGTGGCCGATTCGCATGCGCTGCTGGTGAACATGAAACCGTCGGTGATCCGCCGCCTCGGTCTGACCTACGACGCGCTCAGGCGGTACAACCCCGAAATCGTGTGCGTCGCGATGACGGGGTTCGGGCTCGACGGCGGTGACGACCCGGCGTTCGACTACGTCATCCAGGCCGCGACCGGGGTCGCGGCGATGACCGGTGACCCCGACGGCCCGCCGACGCTGCCGGGATACTCGTCGGCGGACAACTCGACGGGCCTGACCGCCGCGCTGGGTCTGTTGGCGATGATCGTGGCAGGCCGCGGTGGTCAGGTGGACGTGTCGTTGCGCGACGTCATGCTCTCGCAGCTGAACTATCGCGCGTCGGCGTACCTCAACGACGCCACCGAACCGCGCCGGTACCCCAACGGCGCACACTCCTATTACGTTCCGGCCCAGCTGTTTCCGACGGCCGACGGCCATCTGGCGTTGTTCATCACGCACGACGGGTTCTGGAAGTCGTTTGCCGGCGAGGCCGGTATCGAGGGATTCGAGACCATGGCCGAGCGGGCGGCCCGGCGTGACGAGGTGCTGCGGGTGGTCACCGCGAGGCTCGCGACCGACTCGGCGGCGAGTTGGCAGGCGCGACTGGGGCCGCTGGGCATCCCGGTCGCCGCGGTGCGCACGCTGCCCGAGGCGCTCGCCGCGACGCCGGAAGCGGTTGTCACCGCGGGCGATTTCCGTCTGGTGGGCAGTTCGATCCGGATCGACGGCTATGCGCCGGAATACCGGCCGCCGCCGGCGTTCGACGAGTACGCCGAGCGGTCTGCGGCGGCGGCGCGGCCTCAGTCTTCGTCGTAG
- a CDS encoding 2Fe-2S iron-sulfur cluster-binding protein has translation MTAEPLPDGGSGGKVTILFEREQVSVPRRPNETLLESARRAGMTPPFSCEAGNCGTCMAKLLEGTATMRVNDALDDDEVAEGYVLTCQAVPDCDTVTVSYDED, from the coding sequence ATGACGGCAGAACCACTACCCGACGGCGGATCCGGAGGGAAAGTGACGATCCTGTTCGAGCGTGAGCAGGTCTCGGTGCCGCGCAGGCCGAACGAGACGCTGCTGGAAAGCGCGCGACGGGCGGGCATGACACCTCCGTTCTCCTGCGAGGCGGGCAACTGCGGCACGTGCATGGCCAAACTCCTCGAGGGAACCGCCACCATGCGGGTCAACGACGCCCTCGACGACGACGAGGTCGCCGAGGGTTACGTGCTGACATGCCAAGCGGTTCCGGACTGCGACACCGTGACGGTCTCCTACGACGAAGACTGA